The sequence GAGCAGGTCGGACGAGGCGGGCGACGTCATCCAGCCGACCAATTCGGGCGTGAACTCCCTGAACCGCTCGCCGATCCCCTCGAAGATCACCGGACTGATGCGGAGACGCGCGCCGGTGCCGAGGAGGACGAGGGCATCCAATCCCTTGAAGCCCTCCAACGCGGCCTGGAGAGCGATCGCTCCCCCCATCGAGTGCCCGGCGAGGATACACCGTTCGAGGCCGATCTCCTTTATGAAGCCGGCGAGCCATGCGGCGCAGTCATCCACGCTTTCAAGGGGGGTCCCTCCGCTGCGGCCATGTCCGGGAAGATCGGGGATCACCATCCGCACCGTTCCCCTCAGCCCCGCCCACTGATCCCGGAACGTGTGGTGGGAACCGCCGGCACCATGGAGGAAAACGATCGTCCTCCGGCACGCCTTCACGCTGTCCTGGAACTGGACGACCTTGCCCTGGACGGTGATTTCCGGCATCTCCCACCCCCACGCATATTGGTGCACCAAGTATATCGAATTCCCGGAAGCGGTTTGCGATAAGATTTCCCTTGAGCGGAGGACAGCCCTTCTGGTAAGAAGGATCGGCCCGACAACCCAGGGAGAAGACACAAATGAAGACGATCGGACGCGAGATCCTGTGGAACCTGCCGCACGTGGCGGCCATCATCATGTATGCCCTGTTCGGGGTGGTCATGTTCGTGATCGCCTGGGGTGTGTACCGGCGGGTGGAAGCGTATCGCCTCGGGCGAACGGAGCGGGAGAACCGGTTCGACGACCTCCCGGGCCGCCTGAGGGATACCTTGCGCCTCGCCCTCGGGCAACAGCGGGTGCTGCACCGGAAGTTCGGCGGGCTCGTCCACCTGTGCATCTTCTCGGCCTTCATCGCCCTCTTCATCGTCACCTGCCTCGTGGCCGTGGAGTACGACCTCGGTTTCCGGATCCTTGACGGGAACTTCTACATCGTCTTCAAGCTCTTCGCGGAGACGTTCGGTATGGTGCTTCTCCTCGGCATTGCGGGGGCCCTCGTTCGCCGGATCGTCTTCCGGCCGCCGGGGCTCACGAAAGAGAACGACGACACGCTTCAGCTTCTGCTGATCGGCGCCATCGGCGTCACCGGGTTCCTGATCGAGACGGCCCGCATCGCGGCGACCCATCCGGTGATCGCCCCGATCTCCTACATCAGCAACTCCCTGGCGCCGGCACTCTTCGGTGGCATGCCGCTTTCGGAGATCCTGTCGGTGCACAAGGCGCTCTGGTGGTTCCACCTGCTGATCGCCTTCGGGTTCCTCGCCTCCCTCCCCTTCACGAAGATGATCCACATGGGGACGGGGACGGCGAGCGTCTTCCTCCGGACCTCCCGCCCGAAGGGGGCGCTGCAGCCGATCCCGAACATCGAGGAGGAGGAGAATCCCGGCGTCACCGCGGTCGCCGATTTCTCCTGGAAGCAGCTCCTCTCCGCGGACGGGTGCACCAAGTGCGGCCGGTGCCAGGACGAATGCCCGGCGTTCGCGGCGGAGATGCCGCTGTCTCCCCGGGACGTGGTCCTGAAGACGAAGGACCAGCTGGGGCTGGATCTCTACGGGAGCCTCGTTCCGTCGGCGACGAACGTCGACAAGGACACCGGCAAGCGGGTCGTCCCCGATTTCGTCCGCGAGGTTCTCACCCCGGGAGAGATCTGGGCGTGCACCACCTGCCGCGCCTGCATGCAGGCGTGTCCCGTGATGATCGAGCACATCGACATGATCGTCGACGTCCGGCGGGGATACGTGGCCGCGTCGAAGGTCCCGGACACCGTGAAGACGGCGCTGCGGAAGATGGGCGACACCGGGAACCCGTGGGGCCTGCCCCAGGACGACCGGATCGCGTGGTCGGAGGGGCTGAACGTCCCCTTCGCCGCGGAGAAGAAGGAGTTCGAGTATCTGTACTGGGTCGGATGCGCGGGGGCGTACGACCCGCGAAACCAGAAGGTCACCCGGGCCATCGTCTCCCTTCTCAACCGGGCCGGTGTGAGCTACGCCACTCTCGGGCTCGAAGAGATGTGCTGCGGGGAGTCCGCCCGCCGGATGGGCGAAGAAGGATTGTTCCAGCTGGGGATGGTGGAGATGGTAAAGGAGGTGTTTTCCGGCTACAAGGTGAAGAAGGTCATCACGCAGTGCCCCCACTGCTTCAACACCTTCCGGAACGAATACCCCCAGTTCGGTGTGAACGTCGAGGTCATCCACCACTCCGTCCTTCTCCGCGACCTGATCGCCCAGGGGAAGCTCTCCCCCCG comes from Candidatus Deferrimicrobium sp. and encodes:
- a CDS encoding heterodisulfide reductase-related iron-sulfur binding cluster encodes the protein MKTIGREILWNLPHVAAIIMYALFGVVMFVIAWGVYRRVEAYRLGRTERENRFDDLPGRLRDTLRLALGQQRVLHRKFGGLVHLCIFSAFIALFIVTCLVAVEYDLGFRILDGNFYIVFKLFAETFGMVLLLGIAGALVRRIVFRPPGLTKENDDTLQLLLIGAIGVTGFLIETARIAATHPVIAPISYISNSLAPALFGGMPLSEILSVHKALWWFHLLIAFGFLASLPFTKMIHMGTGTASVFLRTSRPKGALQPIPNIEEEENPGVTAVADFSWKQLLSADGCTKCGRCQDECPAFAAEMPLSPRDVVLKTKDQLGLDLYGSLVPSATNVDKDTGKRVVPDFVREVLTPGEIWACTTCRACMQACPVMIEHIDMIVDVRRGYVAASKVPDTVKTALRKMGDTGNPWGLPQDDRIAWSEGLNVPFAAEKKEFEYLYWVGCAGAYDPRNQKVTRAIVSLLNRAGVSYATLGLEEMCCGESARRMGEEGLFQLGMVEMVKEVFSGYKVKKVITQCPHCFNTFRNEYPQFGVNVEVIHHSVLLRDLIAQGKLSPRKANNVALAFHDSCYLGRHNDIYDAPREALAAIPGIAINEMKKNREEGFCCGAGGGGMWMESPGKRINHLRFGQAMSTGANAVGSACPYCLIMFDDAIKYNNLDDSVQAKDVAELVAESL
- a CDS encoding alpha/beta hydrolase; its protein translation is MPEITVQGKVVQFQDSVKACRRTIVFLHGAGGSHHTFRDQWAGLRGTVRMVIPDLPGHGRSGGTPLESVDDCAAWLAGFIKEIGLERCILAGHSMGGAIALQAALEGFKGLDALVLLGTGARLRISPVIFEGIGERFREFTPELVGWMTSPASSDLLREDITNDVLSTRAATFLADFHACNGFDVMSRLGAILVPTLVVNGDDDRLTPLKYGEYLATNIPGAVLKIIHGAGHLAMLEKPTEVNAVITSFVHSLEG